The Sphingomonas sp. So64.6b genome includes a region encoding these proteins:
- a CDS encoding aspartyl/asparaginyl beta-hydroxylase domain-containing protein, translating into MSNPAVLVAEADRASAAQNFTRAQALLREAAEVQPGDFAILMRLAGVSRALSQPRVALDAVHRALAVAPLDFAALLMRASLLERIGDPSAGEAWSRALAQRPDGPLPPQLEPVVAEGEQRCTAWLDAREARLKAAMTGPEQAADIAERKRIARFRTNALRRTRPFHSEPTHFHFPELTEREFHPSELFPWLVELEAATDLIAAEFGTVMGAERAELVPYIQYPDHAPLRQWQALNRNPDWTAIHLMQNGRRIDANARHCPQTMSLLDRIPQPRIAGCSPNAMFSLLAPGTRIPPHTGVANTRLVCHLPLIVPEGCWFRVGAETRAWQRGAAFLFDDTIEHEAMNPSDLLRVVFIIDAWHPDLSPTEQAAIKAMMEAEGAGVAGL; encoded by the coding sequence TTGAGCAATCCAGCCGTCCTAGTGGCGGAGGCCGATCGAGCATCCGCTGCGCAGAACTTCACGCGGGCGCAGGCGCTGTTGCGCGAAGCGGCGGAGGTCCAACCCGGCGACTTCGCCATTCTGATGCGTCTTGCCGGCGTAAGCCGCGCGCTGAGTCAGCCGCGTGTCGCCCTAGATGCGGTGCACCGCGCGCTTGCCGTCGCGCCGCTCGATTTCGCGGCGCTGCTGATGCGTGCCAGTTTGCTCGAACGCATCGGCGACCCGTCCGCGGGTGAAGCCTGGAGTCGTGCACTCGCGCAAAGGCCTGATGGTCCTCTACCTCCGCAGTTGGAGCCAGTGGTCGCGGAAGGGGAGCAGCGTTGTACCGCATGGCTTGACGCGCGCGAGGCGCGGCTAAAGGCAGCAATGACCGGTCCAGAGCAGGCAGCAGATATCGCAGAGCGCAAGCGCATTGCGCGCTTCCGTACCAATGCGCTTCGCCGCACGCGGCCTTTTCACAGCGAACCGACGCATTTCCATTTTCCCGAACTGACCGAGCGCGAATTTCACCCTTCGGAATTATTTCCCTGGCTCGTCGAGCTCGAGGCCGCGACCGATTTGATCGCCGCCGAGTTTGGCACGGTCATGGGAGCCGAACGCGCCGAACTGGTACCCTATATCCAGTATCCGGATCATGCACCCCTGCGGCAATGGCAGGCATTGAACCGTAATCCGGACTGGACCGCGATCCATCTGATGCAGAACGGCAGGCGCATCGACGCCAATGCGCGCCATTGCCCGCAAACCATGTCGCTGCTCGACCGCATTCCACAGCCACGTATCGCCGGTTGTTCGCCCAATGCGATGTTCTCGCTACTCGCTCCCGGAACCCGGATTCCGCCACATACTGGCGTGGCCAACACGCGTCTCGTCTGTCATTTGCCGCTGATCGTTCCGGAAGGATGTTGGTTCCGCGTCGGCGCGGAGACGCGAGCATGGCAGCGCGGCGCGGCATTTCTGTTCGACGACACGATCGAGCACGAGGCAATGAATCCAAGCGACTTGCTTCGCGTCGTGTTCATCATCGATGCATGGCATCCGGACCTGAGCCCGACGGAGCAAGCAGCGATCAAGGCGATGATGGAGGCTG
- a CDS encoding tetratricopeptide repeat-containing sulfotransferase family protein, which translates to MHWHRRTVQTGGMASAPLLDSHTADILRKAMNAARVGDLHEARAIAEAGLSREGDPVALNAFLGMLRARAGDTSGAIRHLRAAHDRRPGDTTITCNLIAALLDAGDQAAALDIATHELALADATLRIARYRGFLSQSLALFPDAIEAYAHVVRYDPQDFESWNNLGNARSAVNDLEGSVAALQRAMELNPLAAPTRLNLALALRKAGRAAESETLLRRTAKEFPEDARVLYELYVQFKIDARQEEALEALEQAIARDGGNADLQLKLAIECGLVERIEDAERAFRNTLRLDPGIVDAYLGLAVQYEHTNREHEFAPLIALAEANGIDEEVLAFLRALEHRRQSRFEQALACLARVPVEVEPERVAHLRGTILDRLGRTDEAFAAFVENNQLNEANPTAPVQRAAELRDQLRTELTFMTPSWAKAWPVATPMTDRPDPTFLVGFPRSGTTLLDTILMGHPDVVVMEEKPALNHVDKQIGGIAGIPALDGQGVVDARRHYFEEVGKVTPIAPSQLLIDKSPLFLNKALLIQRLFPNARFILALRHPCDVLLSCFMSHFRLNSAMSNFLRLKDAAEFYDLNFQHWERTRELFPLKVHTIVYERLVEDVEAEVRPLFDFLGLDWHGAALDHVSTAKSRGLITTASYSQVTEPIYKRAAGRWERYRHHLEPILPTLAPWVEKFGYSL; encoded by the coding sequence TTGCATTGGCACCGCAGGACGGTTCAAACAGGCGGCATGGCGAGCGCACCCCTGCTGGATTCTCACACGGCCGATATTCTGCGAAAAGCGATGAACGCGGCTCGGGTCGGCGACCTGCATGAGGCGCGAGCGATCGCCGAAGCCGGCCTTTCACGCGAGGGAGACCCCGTTGCACTCAACGCCTTTCTCGGCATGCTCCGCGCGCGCGCTGGCGATACGTCGGGAGCGATCCGGCATCTGCGCGCCGCGCATGACCGCCGCCCTGGCGATACGACGATCACGTGCAATCTGATCGCGGCACTGCTCGACGCCGGCGATCAGGCAGCGGCGCTCGATATCGCGACGCACGAACTGGCGCTCGCCGATGCGACGTTACGGATCGCGCGCTATCGTGGTTTTCTCTCGCAATCGCTCGCGTTATTCCCCGATGCGATCGAAGCCTATGCGCATGTGGTTCGCTACGATCCGCAAGATTTCGAGAGCTGGAATAATCTGGGGAATGCCCGATCGGCGGTTAACGACCTTGAAGGTAGCGTGGCCGCGCTTCAGCGCGCAATGGAGCTGAATCCACTGGCGGCACCAACGCGTCTCAATCTTGCATTAGCACTACGGAAAGCCGGCCGAGCTGCCGAATCCGAGACATTGCTGCGTCGGACGGCAAAAGAATTCCCCGAAGACGCGCGCGTGCTCTACGAGCTCTACGTTCAATTCAAGATAGACGCCCGACAGGAAGAAGCGCTGGAAGCGTTAGAGCAGGCGATTGCCCGTGATGGGGGAAATGCCGATTTGCAATTGAAGCTCGCGATCGAATGCGGTCTGGTGGAGCGGATTGAAGACGCCGAGCGAGCCTTTCGCAATACTCTCCGGCTCGATCCGGGCATCGTCGATGCCTATCTCGGGCTGGCGGTTCAATACGAACACACCAATCGAGAGCATGAATTTGCGCCGCTGATCGCCCTTGCCGAGGCAAACGGGATTGATGAAGAGGTGCTGGCGTTTCTCCGCGCCTTGGAACATCGTCGCCAATCGCGTTTCGAACAAGCGCTCGCCTGCCTGGCTCGGGTCCCGGTCGAGGTCGAGCCGGAACGAGTGGCCCATCTTCGCGGCACAATTCTCGACCGCCTGGGACGTACGGATGAGGCCTTCGCGGCCTTTGTCGAGAACAACCAGCTGAACGAAGCCAACCCGACCGCTCCAGTGCAGCGGGCCGCGGAGTTGCGGGATCAACTCCGAACGGAACTGACGTTCATGACACCGTCATGGGCGAAGGCCTGGCCCGTGGCGACGCCCATGACCGATCGTCCCGATCCGACCTTCCTGGTAGGTTTTCCGCGATCGGGCACGACCTTGCTCGACACGATATTGATGGGCCATCCCGACGTGGTGGTGATGGAAGAAAAGCCCGCGCTGAATCACGTCGATAAGCAGATCGGTGGTATTGCCGGAATTCCCGCATTGGATGGGCAAGGCGTCGTGGATGCCCGGCGGCATTACTTTGAAGAGGTTGGCAAGGTTACGCCGATCGCCCCTTCTCAGCTGCTGATCGACAAGTCGCCTTTGTTTCTCAACAAGGCGTTGCTGATTCAGCGCCTTTTCCCAAACGCGCGCTTCATCCTCGCGCTACGGCATCCCTGCGATGTGCTGCTCAGTTGCTTTATGAGCCATTTCCGACTGAACTCGGCCATGTCCAACTTCCTCCGACTGAAGGATGCGGCCGAATTCTACGATCTCAATTTCCAGCATTGGGAGCGCACGCGCGAGCTGTTCCCGCTCAAGGTGCACACGATAGTATATGAGCGGCTCGTCGAGGACGTTGAAGCCGAGGTAAGGCCATTGTTCGATTTTCTGGGTCTTGACTGGCATGGGGCGGCGCTCGACCATGTCAGCACGGCCAAGAGCCGTGGGCTGATAACTACTGCCAGCTATTCGCAAGTCACCGAACCGATCTATAAACGCGCCGCCGGACGGTGGGAGCGATATCGCCATCATCTTGAGCCGATCCTGCCGACGCTGGCGCCATGGGTCGAGAAATTCGGCTATTCGCTTTGA
- a CDS encoding TonB-dependent receptor, which yields MNKFATIAKLRNGAAPIVLGLALISGPAFAQAADPQATELPATAADTPTEDIVVTGSRIPQPNLEGVSPVTLVSSQDIKLQGTTKVEDLLNSLPSVFASQASTLANGSDGTASVDLRGLGTNRTLTLVNGRRLLPGDPSPTSGSAADINIIPASILKRVEVLTGGASSTYGADAVAGVVNFIVDTDFTGVRIDGQYSLYQHNNRDKFLSPLLDAKGFANPKGNVVDGGTVDATISIGSKFADDRGHALVYFGYRKANAITQNKRDYSACVLQNSGGGVPRCGGSLTNANGTVVLFDPNLNTASSTVYTFQPGGGFANTTSPYNFAPTNHYQRPDERYTAGLFANYEVSDAIKPYVEFMFMDDRTVAQIAPSGDFGNTLTVNCDNALMSAVQRNVICAAPNLINGYLGNFPLAQSAPYNTNPGAAPLVFTDSFGTTYNQGFMQLLRRNVEGGPRQSDLQHTNFRGVIGSKGDLDKNWSYDAYYQYGRSNYSQVYSNEFSVARLGRALNVVDDPRTPGFDPICRSVLDGSDPSCVPYNVFNGAGAASPASVAYLSATGFQKGQTSEQIASASLTGLLGDYGIKSPWASDGVAVNLGVEYRKESLELQTDNAFSTGDLTGQGGATLPISGSFHVFEVFGEAQVPLIHESFIHDLSLNLGYRHSSYETSADRKYDTDTFKIGVDFAPIRDIRFRGAYNRAARAPNIQELFATPTVGLNGSSDPCSGHAITATEYGCIAQGLTVGSGTAGNPAGQYNGLIGGNPDLKPEIATTKTFGIVFQPSFLRKFSLTVDWFDIKIKGAISPPAQDAILKDCGLNATATFTPISCSLINRDAAGSIWLTPGGYVDNIPNNQGSTQTRGIEVSSAWSTGIGNLGTLNLSMNGTYLDKYKVDNGITQPYDCAGLYGPTCSSGGTVNSGAPLPKWRHKARATFNFADGIGISLQWRYIGKVKAETLEHDNQSLGGATNFNPGLEIKSYSYFDLATSFNVDDKFTFRLGVNNLLDKQPPYVTSGNGGVDGTNLCPTGPCNGNTYPATYDALGRYLFAGVTLNF from the coding sequence GTGAATAAATTTGCAACCATCGCGAAGCTCCGGAACGGCGCCGCGCCGATCGTGCTGGGCTTGGCGCTGATCTCCGGGCCGGCCTTTGCGCAGGCAGCCGATCCGCAGGCTACTGAACTTCCGGCGACCGCCGCCGACACGCCGACAGAGGACATCGTCGTAACCGGTTCGCGCATTCCTCAGCCGAACCTCGAAGGGGTCAGCCCCGTCACGCTCGTCAGCAGCCAGGACATCAAGCTCCAGGGTACGACGAAGGTCGAAGATCTGCTCAACTCGCTGCCATCGGTCTTTGCCAGCCAGGCCTCGACGCTGGCCAACGGCTCCGACGGCACGGCATCGGTCGATCTTCGCGGCCTTGGTACCAACCGTACGCTCACCTTGGTCAATGGCCGGCGCCTGCTGCCAGGTGATCCCAGCCCGACCAGTGGTTCGGCTGCCGACATCAACATCATTCCAGCATCGATCCTGAAGCGGGTCGAAGTTCTGACCGGCGGCGCATCCTCCACTTACGGTGCGGACGCGGTCGCGGGCGTGGTCAATTTTATCGTCGATACCGATTTCACCGGCGTTCGGATCGATGGCCAGTACAGCCTGTACCAGCACAATAACCGCGACAAGTTCCTCAGCCCGCTGCTCGACGCCAAGGGCTTCGCCAATCCCAAGGGCAATGTCGTTGATGGCGGCACGGTCGATGCCACGATCTCGATCGGCAGCAAGTTTGCCGATGATCGCGGTCATGCGCTGGTCTATTTCGGCTATCGCAAGGCAAATGCGATCACGCAGAACAAGCGCGACTATAGTGCGTGCGTACTGCAGAATTCGGGTGGCGGCGTTCCGCGCTGCGGCGGCTCGTTGACCAACGCCAACGGCACGGTCGTGCTGTTCGACCCCAATCTCAACACCGCTTCATCGACTGTTTATACGTTCCAGCCCGGTGGCGGGTTCGCGAACACGACGTCGCCGTACAACTTTGCGCCAACCAATCATTATCAGCGCCCAGACGAGCGCTACACGGCCGGCCTGTTCGCCAACTACGAAGTCAGCGACGCAATCAAGCCTTATGTCGAATTCATGTTCATGGACGATCGCACGGTCGCGCAGATCGCGCCATCGGGTGATTTCGGCAACACGCTGACGGTCAATTGTGACAACGCGTTAATGTCTGCAGTGCAGCGCAACGTGATCTGCGCTGCTCCCAATCTGATCAACGGCTATCTGGGGAACTTCCCGCTAGCTCAGTCGGCTCCCTACAATACCAATCCGGGCGCTGCGCCGCTCGTCTTTACTGACTCGTTCGGCACGACCTATAATCAGGGCTTCATGCAGCTCCTGCGTCGCAACGTCGAAGGCGGGCCTCGCCAATCCGACCTGCAGCATACCAACTTTCGTGGCGTGATCGGCTCCAAGGGCGATCTCGACAAGAACTGGTCCTATGATGCCTATTATCAATATGGCCGGTCGAACTATTCACAGGTTTATTCGAACGAATTCTCAGTAGCCCGACTGGGTCGCGCGCTGAATGTCGTCGATGATCCACGGACGCCAGGGTTCGATCCGATCTGCCGCTCGGTGCTCGATGGCAGCGATCCAAGCTGCGTTCCCTACAACGTCTTCAATGGCGCGGGTGCGGCTAGCCCAGCATCGGTTGCCTATCTTTCGGCGACCGGCTTCCAGAAGGGCCAGACGTCCGAACAGATTGCCAGCGCGTCGCTCACCGGCCTGCTCGGCGATTATGGAATCAAGTCGCCCTGGGCGAGCGACGGCGTTGCGGTCAACCTTGGTGTTGAATATCGCAAGGAATCGCTGGAACTGCAGACCGACAACGCATTCAGCACGGGCGATCTGACTGGGCAGGGCGGCGCGACGCTGCCGATTTCGGGCAGCTTCCATGTGTTCGAAGTCTTCGGTGAAGCGCAGGTTCCGCTGATCCATGAGAGCTTCATCCACGATCTGTCGCTTAACTTGGGCTATCGTCATTCGTCATACGAAACGAGTGCCGACAGGAAATACGACACTGATACCTTCAAGATCGGGGTGGATTTCGCACCGATCCGGGATATCCGGTTCCGTGGCGCGTACAACCGTGCGGCACGCGCGCCGAACATCCAGGAACTGTTCGCTACCCCGACGGTCGGCCTGAACGGGTCCTCGGATCCGTGCTCCGGTCACGCGATCACGGCGACGGAATATGGCTGTATCGCGCAGGGTCTGACGGTCGGCTCCGGCACGGCCGGCAACCCGGCCGGCCAGTATAACGGCCTGATCGGCGGCAACCCCGACCTGAAGCCTGAAATTGCCACGACCAAGACTTTCGGCATTGTGTTTCAGCCGTCGTTCCTGCGCAAATTCTCGCTGACGGTCGACTGGTTCGACATCAAGATCAAGGGTGCGATCAGCCCGCCTGCGCAGGACGCGATCCTCAAGGATTGCGGTCTCAATGCGACGGCAACCTTCACGCCGATTTCTTGCAGCCTGATCAACCGCGACGCAGCGGGCTCGATCTGGCTGACTCCGGGCGGTTATGTCGACAACATTCCCAACAACCAGGGGAGCACGCAGACCCGGGGTATCGAAGTCAGCTCGGCCTGGTCGACTGGGATCGGCAATCTCGGCACGCTGAACCTCAGCATGAACGGTACTTACCTCGACAAGTACAAGGTCGATAACGGCATCACTCAGCCCTATGACTGCGCTGGGCTTTATGGTCCAACCTGCAGCTCGGGCGGCACTGTAAACAGCGGTGCGCCACTGCCGAAATGGCGCCACAAGGCGCGGGCGACCTTCAACTTTGCCGATGGTATCGGGATTTCGCTGCAGTGGCGTTATATCGGCAAGGTGAAAGCGGAAACGCTGGAGCACGACAATCAGTCGCTTGGCGGTGCCACCAACTTCAACCCGGGCCTGGAAATCAAGTCGTACAGCTACTTCGATCTGGCGACGTCGTTCAACGTCGATGACAAGTTCACATTCCGTCTTGGCGTGAACAACCTCCTCGACAAGCAACCGCCTTACGTGACGAGCGGCAATGGCGGTGTCGACGGTACGAACCTGTGCCCGACCGGTCCGTGCAACGGCAACACTTATCCGGCGACCTACGATGCATTGGGTCGTTACTTGTTCGCTGGCGTGACGCTCAACTTCTAA
- a CDS encoding M23 family metallopeptidase — protein MQGGAVIGIAPAGTSMLTFNGASVPVTADGRFLIAFDRDAPPSATLVATLDDGRQVSDALVVAPRAWLIERLNTLPKFPRPQPEMERLRPAEIAQINAARRVRSDSQGWRQVFLWPTTGRISGMFGSQRVYQGQPGAYHSGTDIARPAGTPVLAPADGVVILAADHPFTLEGNLLMIDHGMELNSAFLHLSRIDVHVGERVRRGQVVGAIGMSGRATGPHLHWGLKWRGSRIDPLLLAGPMPRAE, from the coding sequence ATGCAGGGCGGCGCGGTGATCGGTATCGCGCCCGCCGGCACGAGCATGCTGACGTTCAACGGCGCCTCGGTGCCGGTGACCGCCGATGGCCGCTTCCTGATCGCCTTCGATCGCGACGCGCCGCCTTCGGCGACTCTGGTCGCCACGCTCGATGACGGCCGCCAGGTCAGCGACGCGCTGGTCGTCGCACCGCGCGCCTGGTTGATCGAACGGCTCAATACCCTGCCCAAATTCCCCCGGCCGCAACCGGAGATGGAGCGGCTGCGCCCCGCCGAAATTGCGCAGATCAATGCCGCGCGGCGCGTGCGGTCGGATTCGCAAGGCTGGCGGCAGGTGTTCCTGTGGCCGACAACCGGGCGTATCTCGGGCATGTTCGGGTCGCAGCGCGTCTATCAGGGACAGCCGGGCGCCTATCATTCGGGCACCGACATCGCCCGGCCGGCCGGGACGCCGGTGCTAGCGCCGGCGGACGGCGTGGTCATCCTCGCCGCCGATCATCCCTTCACGCTGGAGGGCAATCTGCTGATGATCGATCACGGGATGGAACTCAATTCGGCGTTCCTCCATCTATCGCGGATCGATGTCCATGTCGGCGAGCGGGTGCGGCGCGGCCAGGTGGTCGGCGCCATCGGGATGAGCGGCCGGGCGACCGGTCCACATCTTCACTGGGGTCTCAAATGGCGCGGGTCACGGATCGACCCGCTGTTGTTGGCGGGGCCGATGCCGCGTGCGGAATAA
- a CDS encoding DUF2093 domain-containing protein, protein MLMSNSDRPARLHYMANGFRVLTTGDHVVCAVSGARIPLEDLRYWSVAAQEAYATAEIATEAMSPPR, encoded by the coding sequence ATGTTGATGTCGAACAGTGACCGCCCCGCGCGCCTTCATTATATGGCGAACGGCTTTCGCGTGCTGACGACCGGCGATCATGTCGTTTGCGCGGTGTCCGGCGCGCGCATCCCGCTTGAGGATTTGCGCTATTGGAGCGTCGCTGCGCAGGAGGCCTATGCCACCGCCGAGATCGCGACCGAAGCGATGAGCCCGCCCAGATGA
- the xseA gene encoding exodeoxyribonuclease VII large subunit, whose protein sequence is MGRLVAEEIAGDNAAPVSVGELALKLKRVVEGEFGHVRLRGEISGYKRVASGHAYLSLKDDSAVIDGVIWKGQVSGLAFQPQDGVEVIVTGKVTTYPGRSKYQIIIERMELAGEGALMALLEKLKAKLAGEGLFDNSIKKRLPFLPRVIGVVTSPTGAVIRDIIHRLEDRCPTHVIVWPVKVQGDGAAAEVAAAVRGFDAIPPGGPVPRPDLVIVARGGGSIEDLWAFNEEIVVRAIAACSIPIISAVGHETDTTLADFAADLRAPTPTAAAEMAVPVLADLRLTLDGYRQRTERCARRYHELSRERLDALVRVLPKRDTLLGPQRQKADDIGARLDRGLERRVTLARGSLDRSGGALRLSVLERQLAGARDRLERTWRLVESLNPDRLLDRGYVRVSARLSGAVIATAAAARAAGALTLHFRDGEVEARVERGGGTAYDRGAPDKSKPDQPKLL, encoded by the coding sequence ATGGGCCGGCTCGTAGCCGAGGAGATCGCGGGCGACAACGCCGCGCCGGTCAGCGTCGGCGAACTGGCGCTGAAGCTGAAGCGCGTGGTCGAGGGCGAATTCGGCCATGTTCGGCTGCGCGGCGAGATTTCCGGCTACAAGCGAGTCGCCTCGGGTCATGCCTATCTCAGCCTGAAAGACGACAGCGCGGTGATCGACGGCGTGATCTGGAAGGGGCAGGTGTCCGGCCTGGCTTTCCAGCCACAGGACGGGGTCGAGGTGATCGTTACCGGCAAGGTGACGACCTATCCCGGGCGATCGAAATATCAGATCATCATCGAGCGGATGGAACTGGCGGGTGAAGGCGCGCTGATGGCGCTGCTTGAAAAGCTGAAGGCCAAGCTCGCGGGCGAAGGGCTGTTCGATAACTCGATTAAAAAGCGCCTGCCGTTCCTGCCGCGCGTGATCGGCGTGGTCACATCGCCGACCGGCGCGGTGATCCGCGATATCATTCACCGGCTTGAGGATCGCTGTCCGACGCATGTCATCGTCTGGCCGGTCAAGGTGCAGGGCGACGGCGCGGCGGCCGAGGTCGCCGCGGCGGTGCGTGGCTTCGACGCGATTCCGCCGGGCGGTCCGGTACCGCGTCCCGATCTCGTGATCGTCGCGCGCGGTGGCGGCTCGATCGAGGATCTATGGGCGTTCAACGAAGAGATCGTGGTGCGCGCCATTGCCGCCTGTTCGATCCCGATCATCTCAGCGGTCGGGCATGAAACCGATACCACATTGGCCGATTTCGCCGCCGACCTGCGCGCCCCGACGCCGACCGCGGCGGCGGAGATGGCAGTGCCGGTACTGGCCGATCTGCGGCTGACGCTTGACGGTTATCGCCAGCGCACCGAACGCTGTGCACGGCGTTATCATGAGCTCAGCCGCGAACGGCTCGACGCGCTGGTCCGTGTTCTGCCGAAACGCGACACGCTGCTCGGCCCGCAGCGGCAAAAGGCCGACGATATCGGTGCACGGCTCGATCGCGGGCTCGAACGGCGCGTGACTCTGGCGCGAGGGAGCCTCGACCGATCAGGTGGCGCGTTGCGGTTGTCGGTGCTCGAACGCCAGCTTGCCGGCGCGCGCGACCGGCTTGAGCGGACGTGGCGGCTGGTCGAATCGCTCAATCCCGACCGGTTGCTCGATCGTGGTTATGTGCGTGTTTCGGCCAGACTGTCGGGTGCGGTGATCGCAACGGCGGCGGCGGCACGAGCGGCGGGAGCCCTTACGCTCCATTTCCGGGACGGAGAAGTCGAGGCGCGGGTTGAGCGCGGCGGCGGCACGGCATATGACAGAGGCGCGCCGGACAAGAGCAAGCCCGACCAACCGAAATTATTGTAA
- the purD gene encoding phosphoribosylamine--glycine ligase, producing the protein MNILLIGSGGREHALAWRLAQSPGCTKLYAAPGNPGIAEHADLVALDPADHRAVIDFCIRHSIGFVVIGPEAPLVDGLADNIRTMGLPVFGPDKAAARLEGSKGFTKDLCARANIPTAAYAKVISRDGALATLDDFTIPVVIKADGLAAGKGVTVAMSREEAEGAIADLFSVSGAEAVIEEFMEGEEVSLFVLSDGSAILPFGSAQDHKRVGDGDTGPNTGGMGAYSPAPVLTPALEQRAIDEIVAPTVAALAAMGAPFSGVLFAGLMLTADGPKLIEYNARFGDPECQVLMMRLQDDLLDLMLATARGELAGRDAVRFSADTALTVVMAARGYPAAPETGGAIDGIAAAEKTGARVFQAGTRSDDGKLFAAGGRVLAVTATGANAGAAQAAAYAAVGKIHFPSGFNRGDIGWREVERETR; encoded by the coding sequence ATGAATATCCTGCTGATCGGATCGGGTGGCCGCGAGCATGCCCTTGCGTGGCGGCTGGCGCAATCGCCGGGCTGTACCAAACTCTATGCCGCGCCGGGCAATCCGGGCATCGCCGAGCATGCCGACCTGGTCGCGCTCGACCCCGCCGATCACCGCGCGGTGATCGATTTCTGCATTCGCCATTCGATCGGCTTCGTCGTGATCGGCCCCGAAGCGCCGCTGGTCGACGGCCTGGCCGACAATATCCGCACCATGGGCCTGCCGGTGTTCGGACCCGACAAGGCGGCGGCGCGGCTTGAGGGATCGAAGGGCTTCACCAAAGATCTGTGCGCGCGCGCGAACATCCCGACCGCGGCTTATGCCAAGGTCATATCGCGCGACGGTGCGTTGGCCACGCTCGACGATTTCACCATTCCCGTGGTGATCAAGGCCGATGGCCTGGCCGCCGGCAAGGGCGTGACTGTGGCGATGAGCCGCGAGGAAGCGGAAGGCGCGATCGCCGACCTCTTCTCCGTGTCGGGGGCCGAGGCGGTGATCGAGGAGTTCATGGAGGGCGAGGAAGTCAGCCTGTTCGTGTTGAGCGACGGCAGCGCGATCCTTCCGTTCGGATCGGCGCAGGATCATAAACGCGTCGGCGACGGCGATACCGGACCCAATACCGGCGGCATGGGCGCGTACAGCCCGGCGCCGGTCCTGACGCCGGCGCTGGAGCAACGGGCGATCGACGAGATCGTCGCACCGACCGTCGCGGCGCTGGCGGCGATGGGGGCGCCTTTTTCCGGCGTGTTGTTTGCGGGACTGATGCTCACGGCCGATGGCCCCAAGCTGATCGAATATAATGCCCGCTTCGGCGATCCCGAATGCCAGGTGCTGATGATGCGGTTGCAGGACGATCTGCTCGATCTGATGCTGGCGACCGCACGCGGCGAGCTTGCCGGGCGCGATGCGGTGCGCTTCTCCGCCGACACCGCGCTGACAGTGGTGATGGCGGCGCGGGGCTACCCCGCCGCACCGGAGACCGGCGGCGCGATCGATGGCATTGCCGCGGCCGAAAAGACCGGGGCGCGCGTCTTCCAGGCCGGCACGCGATCGGATGACGGCAAGCTCTTCGCGGCGGGTGGGCGTGTGCTCGCGGTGACCGCGACCGGTGCAAATGCCGGAGCGGCTCAGGCGGCAGCCTATGCGGCGGTCGGCAAGATCCACTTCCCGAGCGGCTTCAACCGCGGCGATATCGGCTGGCGCGAAGTAGAGCGGGAAACTCGCTGA